In one Vibrio rarus genomic region, the following are encoded:
- a CDS encoding PhnA domain-containing protein, producing MSIESTLRQRSGDKCELCGATNDLQTFAVAPHSQATVDHGALLCDTCRTQVEDADQMDVNHWRCLNDSMWSQEAPVQVLAWRQLTRLARSEGWAQDLLDMMYMEEETKLWAETGMENDGKKHVDCHGAPLAKGDTVTIIKDLPVKGSSMVVKIGTMVRNISLAQDDVELFSGKVDGQSMWLRCEFCRKK from the coding sequence ATGTCTATTGAATCAACATTGCGCCAACGTAGTGGCGATAAATGCGAACTTTGCGGCGCAACAAACGATCTACAAACTTTTGCTGTAGCTCCTCACTCTCAAGCCACTGTTGATCACGGTGCTCTGCTATGTGACACCTGCCGCACTCAAGTTGAAGACGCAGATCAAATGGATGTGAACCATTGGCGTTGCCTAAACGACAGCATGTGGAGCCAAGAAGCTCCAGTGCAAGTGCTAGCATGGCGTCAACTTACTCGCCTTGCACGTAGCGAAGGTTGGGCACAAGACCTTCTAGATATGATGTACATGGAAGAAGAAACTAAGCTTTGGGCTGAGACTGGCATGGAAAACGACGGTAAAAAACACGTCGATTGCCACGGTGCTCCACTAGCCAAAGGCGACACGGTAACCATCATCAAAGACCTCCCTGTTAAGGGGTCTTCAATGGTCGTTAAAATAGGCACAATGGTAAGAAACATCAGCCTTGCGCAGGATGACGTCGAATTATTCTCAGGTAAAGTAGACGGTCAATCTATGTGGTTACGTTGCGAATTTTGTCGTAAAAAGTAA
- a CDS encoding M48 family metallopeptidase, with translation MRLSTIATLLLTACATSPTGRNQVVLFSDTQMSSLGSQSFAEMKNELKISKDKKTNAYVQCVTNAIIKHVPIQGSFSEWEVVVFDSPQVNAFALPGGKIGVYTGLLDVAVNQHQLATVIGHEIAHVLADHSNERMSHAQIANTGLQISNIALASQDYRNEIMALMGVGVQYGVLLPYGRTQESEADIVGLELMAKAGFDPYQSVELWKNMAKASGGNHTPELLSTHPSHDTRIKDLTAKAARIPTYSGQKPTCAGAS, from the coding sequence ATGCGATTATCCACAATAGCCACGCTTCTACTCACCGCTTGTGCCACATCTCCTACGGGGAGGAATCAAGTGGTTCTGTTTTCCGATACGCAAATGTCGAGCCTAGGTAGCCAATCATTTGCAGAGATGAAAAATGAACTCAAGATTAGTAAAGATAAAAAAACCAACGCCTATGTACAATGCGTCACCAATGCCATTATTAAGCATGTCCCCATCCAAGGCAGTTTCAGTGAATGGGAAGTGGTGGTGTTTGATAGCCCGCAAGTGAATGCGTTTGCCCTACCTGGAGGCAAAATTGGCGTATATACCGGATTGCTGGATGTAGCGGTCAATCAACACCAACTCGCCACGGTGATTGGTCATGAAATTGCCCATGTATTAGCCGATCACAGTAATGAGCGAATGTCTCATGCACAAATTGCCAATACAGGGCTGCAAATCAGTAACATTGCATTAGCAAGCCAAGACTATAGAAATGAAATTATGGCCTTGATGGGTGTAGGCGTACAATACGGTGTGTTATTACCCTATGGCCGTACGCAAGAGAGTGAAGCGGACATTGTTGGACTAGAATTAATGGCGAAAGCGGGCTTTGACCCTTACCAAAGTGTTGAGTTATGGAAGAACATGGCAAAAGCTTCAGGGGGAAACCATACTCCTGAATTGCTTTCCACTCATCCCTCACACGATACTCGAATTAAGGACTTAACAGCAAAAGCGGCCCGTATACCGACCTATTCAGGACAAAAGCCCACTTGTGCTGGCGCTAGTTAA
- a CDS encoding hotdog fold thioesterase has protein sequence MSIWKREMCLESLNKSSKNTLIEHLGIIYTQISENSLSATMPVAPITHQPLGMLHGGASVVLAESLGSLAANLCCDKESYCVGLEINANHIKALRSGVVTGVATPIHLGRSTQLWSIEIKDKSGDLVCIARHTVMVRQNKKQKGVL, from the coding sequence ATGAGTATCTGGAAGCGTGAAATGTGTTTAGAGTCGTTAAATAAGTCATCAAAAAATACGCTTATTGAGCATTTAGGCATTATTTACACGCAAATATCAGAAAACAGCTTATCAGCGACAATGCCGGTTGCGCCGATCACCCATCAACCGTTAGGTATGTTACATGGCGGGGCATCGGTGGTATTAGCGGAATCTCTCGGCTCTCTTGCGGCAAATCTATGTTGTGATAAAGAGAGTTACTGCGTGGGATTGGAGATCAATGCCAACCATATTAAAGCGTTGCGCTCGGGTGTGGTGACGGGGGTAGCGACTCCAATTCATTTAGGGCGCAGTACACAGCTTTGGTCCATTGAAATAAAAGATAAAAGCGGTGATTTGGTTTGTATTGCTCGTCATACGGTGATGGTGAGACAGAATAAAAAACAAAAGGGCGTGTTATGA
- a CDS encoding DUF3389 domain-containing protein, which translates to MTLDFESGKIVVTAHELMIRFTGEQRLTLEAQTEALQLMGQVLVVADAQSRFSLKLDLAIIEQISQVTGIAIT; encoded by the coding sequence ATGACGTTAGATTTTGAGTCAGGGAAAATTGTAGTGACGGCCCATGAATTGATGATCCGCTTCACCGGTGAGCAAAGGTTAACTCTTGAAGCACAAACCGAAGCGCTGCAATTAATGGGACAAGTATTGGTGGTGGCCGATGCTCAGAGTCGTTTCTCATTAAAATTAGATTTGGCCATAATTGAACAAATTTCTCAAGTTACCGGCATTGCTATTACCTAA
- a CDS encoding SgrR family transcriptional regulator, whose amino-acid sequence MSSPRLRAQFETLFEHFNGQDSDTQIEDITDILCCTRRNARIVLNKLSEAGWVEWQPSAGRGKQSQLIFKQNRQDVGEGLAKRYLEEGRIGQALQVLNQDANRLTQVIQDYLGVQHSQGQQVLRLPYYRPLAMLNPAKPHRRSEQNIIRQVFSGLTQLDENDQLIPDLAHTWEHIQGCHWRFYLRAKVRFHNGTLLQTEHVVSQLQALSSLPMFEHIEQVTTSSPLVIDIRLSRADFYLDILLAETVAKIVPHDHQLREDFDQLPSGTGPYRVAVNDDKRLILEAFDSYYGYRPLVDRVEVWVIDEIHSSIVYPSLSQPNIPSQTTDDDVALDPGCTYIAVNQRSGLGQDPLWQRYFSAALTTFRLFEQLPQQSIVELGLLPAHGLRPGWYHSQPATQHAPPERTTVTIAYHSEHPVFPTIAKSIARLLKQDGLSVEFVRYQHIPEDINAIDLWIKPMGLGTHREDTLRGWLLEYSDIKALSTESQFAHLQQLVQQWQQQTSDSFPARDIGRYVVENHLIIPMFHCWLGVSKDQCGALQNAKCNALGWFDFSKVWVMPEHP is encoded by the coding sequence ATGAGTAGCCCCCGTCTTCGAGCTCAGTTTGAAACCTTGTTTGAACATTTTAATGGACAAGATAGTGATACCCAAATAGAAGATATTACGGACATCTTGTGCTGCACTCGTCGAAATGCGCGTATCGTACTCAATAAACTGAGTGAAGCCGGTTGGGTTGAGTGGCAACCTTCCGCAGGTAGGGGTAAGCAATCTCAGCTTATTTTTAAGCAAAATCGGCAAGATGTGGGAGAAGGGCTGGCAAAACGTTACCTGGAAGAGGGGCGTATTGGTCAAGCACTGCAAGTACTTAATCAAGATGCCAATCGTCTTACCCAAGTCATCCAAGACTACCTTGGCGTGCAGCACAGCCAAGGGCAACAAGTATTAAGGCTTCCGTACTATCGGCCCTTAGCGATGCTCAATCCGGCGAAACCTCATCGCCGCTCAGAGCAAAACATTATTCGACAAGTGTTTAGTGGGCTTACGCAATTAGATGAAAATGATCAACTGATCCCCGATCTTGCCCATACTTGGGAGCATATACAGGGCTGTCATTGGCGGTTTTATCTTAGAGCCAAAGTACGCTTTCATAATGGTACTTTGCTACAAACAGAACATGTGGTGAGTCAACTTCAAGCATTATCAAGTTTGCCTATGTTTGAACATATCGAGCAAGTCACGACTTCTTCCCCTTTGGTGATAGATATTCGCCTTAGCCGAGCTGACTTTTACTTGGATATATTGTTAGCGGAAACGGTGGCCAAAATTGTCCCTCATGATCATCAATTGCGGGAGGATTTTGATCAACTCCCATCCGGTACTGGGCCATATCGCGTCGCAGTTAACGATGATAAGCGATTAATTTTAGAAGCATTTGACAGTTATTACGGGTATCGCCCTTTAGTGGACCGAGTGGAAGTGTGGGTGATAGATGAAATTCATTCCAGCATTGTATATCCAAGCTTGTCACAGCCCAATATTCCAAGCCAAACAACAGACGATGATGTGGCGCTCGATCCTGGCTGTACCTATATTGCAGTGAATCAGCGCAGTGGTTTAGGGCAAGACCCTTTATGGCAACGCTATTTTTCAGCGGCATTGACCACGTTTCGCCTATTTGAACAATTGCCTCAACAATCCATTGTTGAATTAGGCTTGCTACCGGCACACGGTTTAAGGCCGGGTTGGTATCACAGTCAACCCGCCACACAACATGCGCCTCCTGAGCGCACAACGGTCACTATTGCCTACCACAGTGAACATCCGGTATTTCCTACTATAGCGAAGAGCATTGCCCGATTGTTAAAACAAGATGGCTTATCGGTAGAATTTGTTCGCTACCAACATATACCAGAAGACATTAATGCCATAGACCTATGGATAAAACCTATGGGGTTAGGTACCCACAGAGAAGATACCTTACGTGGTTGGTTGCTGGAATACAGTGATATAAAAGCGCTCAGTACTGAGTCTCAATTTGCTCACCTTCAGCAATTGGTGCAGCAGTGGCAGCAACAAACAAGCGACTCTTTTCCTGCGCGAGATATTGGGCGATATGTGGTAGAAAATCATTTGATTATCCCTATGTTTCATTGCTGGCTAGGGGTGAGCAAAGATCAATGCGGCGCCTTACAAAACGCCAAGTGCAACGCGTTAGGTTGGTTTGATTTTTCAAAAGTATGGGTGATGCCAGAACACCCATAA
- a CDS encoding protein adenylyltransferase SelO → MKALDQLNYCHTYADLGSAFGTHTLPSALHEPYLIHVNPSLANKLGIDITRTKRQDLIALLAGQRLVKQWQPIAMKYTGHQFGHYNPDLGDGRGLLLAEILDANNQKWDFHLKGSGQTPYSRQGDGRAVIRSSVREYLISAAMQGLDIPTTQALAILGSATQIQREEQEYAATLLRVSPSHIRFGHFEYLFYSGQHQQLKTLADYVIQWHMPFIDNSPHKYLQLFQEVIRLTATMIAKWHAYGFCHGVMNTDNMSILGLTFDYGPFAFLDAYQPKFICNHSDYSGRYAFEQQPGIGQWNLSALGYALSTLIDKEQIEQALQAYPHQVQSQYRALMRQRFALKSEQSDDRQLINQCLSLMETHGMDFHHTLRTLAETNADHWSTLRYPPSFKLWLNLYQQRLGQDYPDDQQRQQTMQSVNPKYLLRTHLAQQAIEQVESGQFTVLDTWLKVLENPFIEHDCDPSWALPPLPNQKGIGLSCSS, encoded by the coding sequence ATGAAAGCCCTAGATCAACTGAACTATTGCCACACCTACGCCGATCTAGGCTCCGCCTTTGGGACACACACCTTACCATCAGCTCTGCATGAACCCTACCTTATTCATGTCAATCCAAGCCTTGCAAATAAATTAGGCATTGATATCACTCGTACCAAGCGCCAAGATCTCATCGCTCTACTAGCGGGACAACGTCTTGTTAAACAATGGCAACCCATAGCCATGAAATATACGGGTCACCAATTTGGTCACTATAATCCCGATTTGGGTGATGGTCGTGGGTTACTGCTGGCTGAAATATTGGATGCCAACAATCAAAAGTGGGATTTTCACCTAAAAGGCAGTGGGCAAACCCCCTATTCTCGACAAGGTGATGGACGAGCCGTTATTCGCTCAAGTGTGCGGGAATACCTCATTAGTGCGGCCATGCAAGGCTTGGATATCCCCACCACCCAAGCTCTGGCCATTTTGGGCTCGGCTACCCAAATACAAAGAGAAGAGCAGGAATATGCTGCCACTTTATTACGCGTATCCCCAAGCCATATTCGATTTGGTCATTTTGAATACTTGTTTTATAGCGGGCAACATCAACAGCTTAAAACCCTCGCCGATTATGTCATCCAATGGCACATGCCATTTATTGACAATAGCCCACATAAATACCTGCAGTTATTTCAAGAAGTGATTCGGTTGACGGCGACTATGATCGCAAAATGGCATGCTTATGGCTTCTGCCATGGTGTGATGAATACCGATAATATGTCCATACTGGGCCTTACCTTTGATTATGGCCCTTTTGCTTTTCTCGATGCTTACCAGCCGAAATTTATTTGTAATCACAGTGATTACAGTGGCCGCTACGCCTTTGAACAACAACCGGGCATTGGACAATGGAACTTATCAGCACTAGGTTATGCTTTATCGACACTTATTGATAAAGAGCAAATAGAACAAGCACTACAAGCCTATCCCCATCAAGTACAAAGCCAATACCGAGCGCTGATGAGACAACGATTTGCCCTTAAAAGTGAACAAAGTGACGACCGTCAGCTTATTAATCAATGCTTAAGCCTCATGGAAACGCACGGTATGGATTTTCATCATACATTGCGAACCCTAGCTGAGACCAATGCGGACCATTGGTCCACCTTGCGCTATCCCCCTTCGTTTAAGCTGTGGTTGAATTTGTATCAGCAACGTTTAGGCCAAGATTATCCTGATGACCAACAGCGCCAACAGACAATGCAATCGGTCAATCCCAAATATCTACTGCGCACCCATTTGGCGCAACAAGCCATTGAACAAGTAGAAAGTGGCCAGTTTACCGTACTTGATACTTGGTTAAAGGTGCTAGAGAACCCATTTATAGAGCACGACTGCGATCCAAGTTGGGCCTTACCTCCTCTGCCCAATCAAAAAGGCATTGGCTTGAGTTGTTCATCTTAA
- a CDS encoding ABC transporter ATP-binding protein, with the protein MTQPLLNIQQLSVAFGKKNAPRTVTYNVSLSVSKGETLALVGESGSGKSVTANAILRLLPKHSTLYQSGTIHFDGEELLSLSERRMRGVRGARIGMIFQEPMISLNPLHKVGRQLVETVEIHRGLRTKQAKSLALTWLNKVGIRHPEQKINAYPHQLSGGERQRVMIALALINEPELLIADEPTTALDVSVQAQILDLLKQLQQELGMAMLFITHDLSIVKRIATRVCVMKEGRLVETADCQTLFTAPQHPYSKMLIEADPSGEPVSVPSPPSSLVVAKDLKVWFPITGGIFKRVVDHTKAVTGVNFTLKKGHTLGLVGESGSGKSTTGMAILRLIDSEGGIVFDEQELSALNRKQMLPLRRRMQVVFQDPFSALNPRMSVAQIIGEGLRVHSQLSEQHIDDDICRVMQEVGLDPDTRYRYPNEFSGGQRQRIAIARALILKPEFMVLDEPTSSLDRTVQAQVLQLLKDLQLKYNLTYLFISHDLNVVRALCHDTMVLKGGEVIEYGQTKQLFNSPQHPYTQQLVTLSRT; encoded by the coding sequence ATGACTCAGCCATTACTTAACATACAGCAACTTTCTGTGGCCTTTGGCAAGAAAAATGCCCCTAGAACAGTAACTTATAATGTCAGCCTTTCGGTATCTAAAGGCGAGACTTTAGCCCTGGTAGGAGAAAGTGGATCGGGTAAATCGGTGACGGCTAATGCCATCTTACGCTTATTACCGAAACACAGTACCCTCTATCAAAGTGGTACTATTCACTTTGATGGTGAAGAGTTGCTATCCCTGTCAGAGCGCCGGATGCGTGGGGTTCGGGGGGCGCGTATTGGTATGATTTTTCAAGAACCCATGATCTCACTCAACCCCCTACACAAAGTTGGACGCCAACTGGTGGAAACGGTTGAGATACATCGTGGACTGAGAACAAAGCAAGCCAAATCCCTCGCCCTCACTTGGCTCAACAAGGTGGGGATCCGCCATCCTGAACAAAAGATTAATGCCTACCCTCATCAGTTAAGTGGCGGCGAACGCCAACGCGTGATGATTGCCCTTGCCCTAATCAATGAGCCTGAATTACTCATTGCCGATGAACCTACCACCGCACTTGATGTATCAGTGCAAGCGCAAATTCTAGACCTGCTTAAACAGTTGCAACAAGAGTTAGGCATGGCGATGCTGTTTATTACCCACGATCTCAGCATAGTGAAACGCATTGCAACACGAGTGTGCGTCATGAAAGAAGGCCGCTTAGTGGAAACCGCAGATTGCCAAACCCTATTTACCGCGCCTCAACACCCTTATAGCAAAATGCTCATTGAAGCGGATCCCTCTGGAGAGCCGGTTTCTGTCCCCAGTCCCCCCTCTTCTCTTGTGGTGGCCAAAGATCTTAAAGTGTGGTTTCCCATTACCGGTGGCATATTCAAACGAGTAGTGGACCATACTAAGGCTGTCACTGGAGTAAACTTTACGCTTAAAAAAGGACATACCCTTGGCTTAGTGGGGGAAAGTGGCTCAGGAAAATCCACTACCGGTATGGCAATCTTGCGCCTAATAGACAGTGAAGGTGGCATTGTATTTGATGAGCAAGAGCTTTCAGCGTTAAATCGAAAACAAATGCTCCCCCTAAGACGACGTATGCAAGTGGTGTTTCAAGACCCGTTCTCAGCGCTCAATCCACGCATGTCCGTGGCACAAATTATTGGTGAAGGCTTGCGCGTACACTCTCAGTTAAGTGAACAACATATTGATGATGACATTTGCCGCGTCATGCAAGAAGTGGGATTAGATCCAGACACACGTTATCGCTACCCCAATGAGTTTTCGGGGGGACAAAGGCAACGTATCGCCATCGCCCGTGCGCTAATCCTCAAACCAGAATTTATGGTATTAGATGAGCCGACCTCTTCATTGGATCGCACGGTCCAAGCACAGGTACTACAGTTACTGAAAGATCTGCAGCTAAAATACAACCTCACCTACCTCTTTATTAGTCATGATCTCAACGTAGTGCGCGCCTTGTGTCACGACACTATGGTGCTCAAAGGAGGGGAAGTCATTGAGTATGGGCAAACTAAGCAGCTATTTAACTCGCCACAGCACCCTTACACACAACAGCTAGTGACACTGTCACGCACATAA
- a CDS encoding ABC transporter permease — MNPLVALRIQRFKANRRGYWSLWLFTLLFAISLVAELVANDKPLFISFDNGWYFPIAKHYSEIEFGGEFAAEADYTDPYVQDLINEKGYIVWPVIPFSYDTINYNLSQPAPSPPDAVNWLGTDDRGRDVLARIIYGFRISVLFGFILTIVSSVIGVVVGATQGYYGGKLDLIGQRFIEVWSGMPTLFLLIILSSFVEPNFWWLLGIMVLFSWMSLVGVVRAEFLRCRNFDYVKAAHALGVSDKRIISRHMLPNAMVATLTMIPFILSGSVTTLTSLDFLGFGLPSGSPSLGELLAQGKANLQAPWLGFSAFIVLSIMLSLLVFIGEAVRDAFDPHSQA, encoded by the coding sequence ATGAACCCGTTAGTTGCATTACGTATTCAACGATTTAAAGCAAACCGCAGAGGGTATTGGTCGCTGTGGCTGTTTACCCTGTTATTTGCCATTAGTTTAGTGGCGGAGTTAGTAGCCAATGATAAACCACTGTTTATTAGTTTTGATAATGGCTGGTATTTCCCTATCGCTAAACACTATTCAGAAATTGAATTTGGTGGCGAATTTGCAGCAGAAGCCGACTATACCGATCCTTATGTACAAGATCTGATTAATGAAAAAGGCTATATCGTTTGGCCTGTCATCCCGTTTAGCTATGACACTATTAACTATAACTTGTCACAACCTGCCCCCTCGCCACCCGATGCTGTCAACTGGCTCGGCACCGATGATAGAGGGCGGGATGTGCTGGCGCGAATCATTTATGGTTTCAGAATTTCCGTATTATTCGGCTTTATTTTAACCATCGTCAGTAGCGTTATTGGTGTCGTTGTTGGCGCAACCCAAGGCTACTACGGCGGTAAGCTTGATCTTATTGGTCAACGTTTTATCGAGGTGTGGTCTGGTATGCCAACCTTATTCTTGCTGATCATTTTATCAAGCTTTGTTGAACCTAATTTCTGGTGGTTGCTCGGCATTATGGTGCTATTTAGCTGGATGAGCTTAGTGGGTGTGGTGCGTGCGGAGTTTTTACGTTGTCGAAACTTTGATTATGTCAAAGCCGCTCACGCCTTAGGGGTCAGCGATAAGCGCATTATTAGTCGCCATATGTTACCCAATGCCATGGTGGCAACATTAACCATGATCCCGTTCATTTTATCCGGGTCGGTGACTACTTTGACGTCTTTGGACTTTTTAGGGTTTGGACTGCCAAGTGGCTCCCCTTCATTAGGTGAGTTACTGGCACAGGGAAAAGCGAATCTACAAGCACCTTGGTTAGGATTCTCAGCATTTATCGTGTTATCCATAATGCTCAGTCTATTGGTGTTTATTGGAGAGGCGGTACGTGATGCTTTTGATCCACATTCTCAGGCATAA
- a CDS encoding microcin C ABC transporter permease YejB produces the protein MSAYIIRRLLLVVPTLWAIITINFFVIQIAPGGPVEQAIAQMEGLDSGVMERFTGGGQEVELSAANNDAQTTGYRGSRGMDPEVIEAIKQQFGFDKPLHVRYFEMLKNYITFDFGESLFKGGSVIDLIVERLPVSISLGLWSTLIIYLISIPLGIIKAIHHGSRFDIWSSALVIVGYAIPGFLFAIILIILFASGNYFDWFPLRGLVSADFDSLNWYQKVIDYFWHLALPTLAMVIGGFATLTMLTKNSFLDEINKQYVVTARAKGLDEKSILYKHVFRNAMLIIIAGFPSAFISIFFTGSMLIEVMFSLEGIGLLGFESTIQRDYPVVFSSLYIMTLLGLLLSIISDLTYSWVDPRIDFEAR, from the coding sequence ATGTCAGCTTATATAATCAGACGTCTACTGCTTGTTGTGCCAACACTATGGGCCATTATCACCATTAACTTTTTTGTGATACAAATTGCTCCAGGTGGCCCTGTAGAACAAGCCATTGCGCAAATGGAAGGCCTAGACTCTGGTGTGATGGAGCGCTTTACTGGTGGCGGTCAAGAAGTGGAATTATCGGCGGCGAATAATGACGCCCAAACCACAGGCTATCGCGGCTCTCGGGGAATGGACCCAGAAGTGATTGAAGCCATTAAACAGCAATTTGGCTTCGATAAACCGCTGCATGTGCGCTATTTTGAGATGCTGAAAAACTACATCACCTTTGATTTTGGCGAAAGTTTGTTTAAGGGCGGTTCTGTGATTGACCTTATAGTGGAACGCTTACCCGTCTCCATCTCCCTTGGTCTTTGGAGTACTTTGATCATCTATTTGATCTCCATTCCTTTAGGCATTATTAAAGCCATTCATCATGGCTCTCGGTTTGATATTTGGAGTAGCGCCTTAGTCATTGTAGGCTACGCCATTCCCGGTTTCTTATTTGCGATCATCCTAATCATTCTCTTTGCCAGTGGTAACTATTTCGATTGGTTCCCGCTGCGCGGTTTGGTTTCTGCAGATTTTGACTCCCTCAATTGGTATCAAAAAGTCATCGATTATTTCTGGCATTTAGCACTGCCTACCCTAGCTATGGTCATCGGCGGCTTTGCCACTTTGACCATGTTAACCAAAAACTCCTTTCTAGATGAAATTAACAAGCAGTATGTCGTCACCGCAAGAGCCAAAGGGTTGGATGAAAAAAGCATTCTTTATAAACACGTATTTCGCAATGCTATGCTCATTATCATTGCGGGCTTTCCCAGTGCCTTCATCAGTATTTTCTTCACCGGCTCCATGCTCATAGAAGTGATGTTTTCTTTAGAAGGCATCGGCTTACTTGGCTTTGAATCCACCATTCAGCGAGATTACCCAGTGGTATTTAGCTCTTTATATATCATGACGCTACTGGGCTTATTGCTGAGTATTATTTCTGATCTCACCTACTCATGGGTCGATCCACGCATTGATTTTGAGGCTCGATAA
- a CDS encoding extracellular solute-binding protein, translating into MLKGTLIAGAILCSPWLHAQVIESTYLSGFGDVKYPLQFKHLNYVNPNAPKGGHVTYGAIGTYDSFNRYGSRGKPGAMTGEIYDTLMFSPSDEINTSYPLIAQKVRYQDDYSWMEVDINPKAKFHDGVPITAHDVEFSFQKFLDQGVPQYRTYYKKVKSVKALNDTTVRIEMNEADHDVLFSLAQGLIVLPKHFWKDKDLSQPLSQPPLGSGPYKVESFKSGQSITYSRVKDYWADTLPVNVGRNNFDTIQYDYYRDDTVMLEAFKAGEYDLRQEGTAKFWATSYTGSNFDKGYIVKEEIPHQLPQNMQGFIYNTERAIFHDPKVREALTYALDFEWMNKNMFYQQYSRTSSYFQNTQYQAKGKPSKAELAVLDPIKQQVPPRVFDSAYTPPKSDGSGRIRTQMRTAIKLLKEAGWEIKNGVLTNSNTGQPFEFELMAYSPTTERIADPLKKNLSHLGITMKIRTVDTTQYLKRWHERDYDMIFSSYSANAYPSANLKIAWHSHFVDSTYNQAGVQDKAIDYLTEEIDTHQLDPEKLKALGPALDRVLTWNFFAIPAWHSDSFRVASWDKFSRPDVRPEYDLGLDTWWIDNDKAKKLPAKRR; encoded by the coding sequence ATGCTAAAAGGGACGTTAATTGCAGGAGCTATATTGTGTTCACCTTGGCTTCACGCGCAGGTAATAGAATCCACCTATTTGTCCGGATTTGGTGACGTTAAATACCCTTTACAATTTAAGCACTTAAATTATGTTAACCCAAATGCCCCAAAAGGGGGTCACGTTACTTATGGCGCTATTGGCACCTATGACAGTTTTAATCGTTATGGCTCTAGGGGGAAACCCGGAGCGATGACGGGAGAGATCTACGATACTTTGATGTTTTCACCCAGTGATGAAATCAATACCTCTTACCCCTTAATTGCGCAAAAAGTTCGCTATCAAGATGATTACTCTTGGATGGAAGTGGACATCAACCCTAAAGCCAAATTCCATGATGGAGTGCCCATTACCGCCCATGATGTTGAGTTCAGTTTTCAAAAGTTTCTCGATCAAGGGGTGCCTCAGTACCGTACCTATTATAAAAAAGTCAAATCTGTAAAGGCGCTCAACGACACCACCGTTCGCATCGAAATGAATGAAGCCGACCACGATGTTCTGTTTTCACTCGCTCAAGGCCTTATCGTATTACCCAAGCACTTTTGGAAAGACAAAGATTTAAGTCAGCCATTATCGCAACCGCCACTAGGCAGTGGCCCGTATAAAGTTGAGTCTTTTAAATCTGGACAAAGCATTACCTATTCAAGAGTTAAAGATTATTGGGCAGACACCCTACCGGTAAACGTGGGTCGCAATAACTTTGATACCATACAGTACGATTATTATCGTGACGACACTGTGATGCTGGAGGCTTTTAAAGCCGGTGAATATGACTTACGACAAGAAGGCACGGCCAAATTTTGGGCCACTTCCTATACCGGCAGTAACTTTGACAAAGGGTATATTGTAAAAGAGGAAATCCCGCACCAATTGCCACAAAACATGCAAGGTTTTATCTATAATACCGAGCGCGCTATTTTCCACGATCCTAAAGTACGTGAAGCCCTGACCTATGCGCTGGATTTTGAGTGGATGAACAAAAATATGTTCTACCAACAATATTCACGTACCAGCAGTTATTTTCAAAACACCCAATATCAAGCCAAAGGCAAACCAAGCAAGGCAGAACTGGCCGTGTTAGACCCCATTAAACAGCAAGTTCCCCCAAGAGTATTTGATAGCGCCTATACTCCCCCTAAAAGTGATGGTTCTGGTCGAATACGAACACAAATGCGCACGGCGATTAAGCTACTAAAAGAAGCGGGGTGGGAAATCAAAAATGGCGTACTGACCAATAGTAACACCGGCCAACCTTTTGAATTTGAGTTGATGGCCTACAGTCCAACCACAGAGCGTATTGCCGATCCTCTCAAGAAAAACCTCAGTCATTTAGGGATCACCATGAAAATTCGTACCGTTGATACCACGCAATATCTTAAGCGCTGGCATGAACGTGATTACGATATGATTTTCTCGTCCTATTCTGCTAACGCCTACCCTAGTGCCAATCTTAAAATCGCTTGGCACAGCCACTTTGTGGACAGCACCTATAATCAGGCGGGGGTACAGGATAAAGCCATTGATTACTTAACTGAAGAGATCGATACCCATCAGCTTGATCCAGAAAAACTTAAGGCGCTAGGACCGGCCCTTGATCGCGTACTTACTTGGAACTTTTTCGCCATTCCAGCGTGGCATTCAGACTCGTTCCGCGTTGCCAGTTGGGATAAGTTCTCGCGACCGGATGTTCGCCCTGAGTACGATCTGGGCCTTGATACTTGGTGGATTGACAATGACAAAGCAAAAAAATTACCCGCGAAACGTCGCTAA